A window from Pseudomonas campi encodes these proteins:
- a CDS encoding PA2817 family protein, giving the protein MASTHLDHHLALLTHLRGILVALGEAELVEDDTHGLFLERYDELLVELPKDPENSLYLGQDLISQIFHRYPQIAHLVPRDLLWFFGGDCLHFMPDEEIELYQNLDERRYEAEANGQPFDWTQEKQLLALPPESPKH; this is encoded by the coding sequence ATGGCTTCCACCCACCTCGACCACCACCTCGCCCTGCTCACCCACCTGCGTGGCATCCTGGTTGCCCTGGGTGAAGCCGAACTGGTGGAAGACGATACCCACGGCCTGTTCCTCGAGCGCTATGACGAACTGCTGGTGGAACTGCCGAAAGACCCGGAGAACAGCCTGTACCTGGGTCAGGACTTGATCAGCCAGATCTTCCACCGCTACCCGCAGATCGCCCACCTGGTGCCGCGCGACCTGCTGTGGTTCTTCGGTGGCGATTGCCTGCACTTCATGCCGGACGAGGAAATCGAGCTGTACCAGAACCTCGATGAGCGTCGCTACGAAGCCGAGGCCAATGGTCAGCCCTTCGACTGGACCCAGGAAAAGCAGCTGCTGGCCCTACCACCGGAAAGCCCCAAGCATTGA